A DNA window from Brassica napus cultivar Da-Ae chromosome C1, Da-Ae, whole genome shotgun sequence contains the following coding sequences:
- the LOC106376650 gene encoding transmembrane emp24 domain-containing protein p24delta4, with protein MRREFATTLLLSTLVSFLVPELISVGEAVWLNIPKTGTKCVSEEIQSKVVVLADYLVISDEHSIFPTVSVKVTSPYGSVLHHSENATHGQFAFTTQESGTYLACFEAVGNSHGNNDISINLDWKTGIAAKDWDSIARKEKIEGVELELRKLEAAVEAIHENLLYLRNREADMRIVSEKTNSRVAWYSIMSLGICIVVTGLQILYLKQYFERKKLI; from the exons atgcgGCGTGAGTTTGCGACAACGCTCTTACTCTCGACTCTCGTTTCCTTTCTGGTGCCGGAGCTAATTTCGGTCGGCGAAGCCGTGTGGCTCAACATACCCAAGACCGGAACAAAGTGCGTGTCGGAGGAAATCCAGAGCAAGGTCGTCGTTTTGGCCGATTACCTCGTCATCTCCGACGAACATTCCATCTTCCCTACTGTTTCCGTCAAG GTTACATCACCATATGGCAGCGTTTTGCACCACAGTGAAAACGCTACGCATGGTCAGTTTGCGTTTACAACCCAAGAATCAGGAACCTACTTGGCCTGTTTTGAGGCTGTAGGGAATAGTCACGGCAACAACGATATCAGCATCAACCTtgactggaaaactggaatcgcGGCCAAGGATTGGGACTCCATTGCCAGAAAAGAGAAGATCGAG GGTGTGGAGCTGGAGCTTAGGAAACTCGAAGCTGCAGTTGAAGCCATACATGAAAACCTACTTTACCTCAGAAACAg AGAAGCAGACATGAGGATTGTGAGTGAAAAAACAAACTCGCGAGTCGCATGGTACAGTATAATGTCTCTAGGCATCTGCATTGTAGTCACTGGTTTACAGATTTTGTACTTGAAGCAATACTTTGAAAGGAAGAAGCTTATTTAA
- the LOC106373635 gene encoding uncharacterized protein LOC106373635 — MDIEFEEGVEIKVALRYEKLYGYCTECFCLTHEYSCCPRLHKEELPGAGVGGSDGEGAQAVSYKAVVAHGSGKLSGERREQTRSQNIRGGDKGKGIAYEKHGTSKQDGPFHPYKGKFTRGVGDGSSLNGRGSGYGDRRRGMQSRGAQPRGMVHRGQQLASVAEGEQQLPDPTKLMFDAFKGVGKYLREEGPIGAEAEASGGNNKARKALLFEETTAGHDLVSTGEGVEHAGNLVLKMQSEDDDAVKKNDDRALHTQALDEANMMLEGELLSDSELLLEEGEELEDWEHGEITDGMEEEEHVGEGVEEGEQAVLEADAGETDVADPGKAPLKKGVKAGNGGAPKKRSVPGFVSPRKKLLAKVAKAGDKGAKAGDKVAKKASNKP; from the coding sequence ATGGATATTGAGTTTGAGGAAGGGGTGGAGATAAAGGTGGCGCTCCGATATGAGAAGCTTTATGGGTACTGCACTGAATGCTTTTGCTTGACTCATGAATATTCCTGTTGCCCGCGGCTGCATAAGGAGGAGCTTCCAGGTGCAGGTGTGGGAGGATCAGATGGTGAAGGGGCTCAGGCAGTAAGCTATAAGGCAGTGGTGGCACACGGTAGCGGCAAACTGAGCGGTGAACGTCGAGAGCAAACTCGTTCACAAAACATCAGAGGTGGTGATAAGGGCAAAGGTATTGCGTATGAGAAGCATGGGACCTCCAAGCAAGACGGGCCTTTTCATCCTTATAAGGGAAAGTTCACTAGAGGCGTTGGTGATGGGTCCTCACTAAATGGTAGGGGTTCCGGATATGGAGATAGGAGGCGTGGTATGCAGTCTCGTGGTGCTCAGCCTAGGGGGATGGTACATCGGGGCCAGCAACTTGCTTCTGTTGCGGAAGGAGAACAGCAGCTACCTGATCCCACAAAACTGATGTTCGATGCTTTCAAAGGGGTGGGTAAGTATTTAAGAGAGGAAGGCCCAATAGGGGCTGAGGCGGAAGCAAGTGGTGGGAATAATAAAGCACGTAAGGCGCTTTTGTTTGAAGAGACTACTGCTGGGCATGATCTCGTTTCTACTGGAGAGGGAGTGGAGCATGCTGGAAATCTGGTGTTGAAGATGCAGAGTGAGGATGATGATGCGGTGAAGAAGAATGATGACAGGGCCTTGCACACACAGGCGTTGGATGAGGCTAATATGATGTTAGAGGGCGAGCTTCTCTCTGACTCGGAGCTTCTGTTAGAGGAGGGAGAGGAACTAGAGGACTGGGAGCATGGCGAGATCACTGATGGTATGGAAGAGGAAGAACATGTTGGTGAAGGAGTCGAGGAGGGGGAGCAAGCTGTTCTGGAGGCTGATGCTGGCGAGACTGATGTGGCTGATCCAGGAAAGGCTCCTTTGAAGAAAGGTGTTAAGGCGGGGAATGGGGGAGCTCCAAAGAAGCGGTCAGTGCCAGGTTTCGTCTCTCCACGTAAGAAGCTCCTTGCTAAGGTGGCTAAGGCTGGAGATAAAGGGGCTAAGGCTGGAGATAAAGTAGCTAAGAAGGCCTCAAATAAGCCATAG
- the LOC106376649 gene encoding uncharacterized protein LOC106376649 — MKDMMLEGPTSAPLIERVLAEFLKTPFSRRITDVRYRLAEKIRLPTFARKADPTDHITAFNIAMGRTNFSDEERDAGYCRLFVESLQGPALGWFTGLERDSINDFHDLSAAFLKQYIMFTRQGATLSDLWSLSQRTNQSLRDYMEKFKAVASKVHIPDSIAVDALMNTLYFKSLFREDLYRNPTRSLQDAIARSNNFIRMEEDTSAILKKMNATTKQTVPPTKAPEVRQEPRQHAPSNKPNQKTNFVYVVKENDLSGSTVVVGENGWNVWENDEKPQTPSAPSTSTSTPGSAELSQWCSYHQWCSYHKSKAHDTKNCRHLVDALFTSYENGIANIESPKPRPNNTKSWSKNKEKKIQKSQDKAGARPKRAEDDSPEEQDENETQAEEEQPRNRRRVQVILARPSSSSDEEEDNKVRDSHEHSRKRPSENSGPEEACYLRSKLRRKTQRIDRMQDRSRKETKDEVEISIEALRESRQQLSD, encoded by the coding sequence ATGAAAGACATGATGCTCGAAGGACCCACCTCGGCGCCATTAATCGAACGCGTCCTCGCCGAATTCCTAAAAACCCCATTCTCACGGCGAATCACCGACGTACGGTACCGACTAGCAGAGAAAATCCGCCTTCCGACCTTCGCCAGAAAGGCCGACCCAACAGACCATATCACCGCTTTCAATATAGCGATGGGTCGAACTAACTTTTCCGACGAGGAAAGAGACGCTGGCTATTGTCGGCTCTTCGTCGAGAGCCTTCAAGGACCAGCCCTCGGGTGGTTCACTGGATTGGAACGAGATTCCATCAACGATTTCCACGACCTGTCGGCTGCTTTCCTCAAACAGTACATCATGTTCACGAGACAAGGAGCGACCCTATCCGACCTGTGGAGTCTATCTCAACGCACAAACCAGAGCCTCCGCGACTATATGGAGAAGTTTAAAGCTGTCGCTTCGAAGGTGCATATTCCCGACAGCATCGCCGTTGATGCACTGATGAACACCCTCTACTTCAAATCTCTTTTCCGCGAAGATCTCTATCGAAACCCCACCAGGTCGCTTCAGGACGCTATCGCCagatcgaacaacttcatcaggATGGAGGAAGACACATCAGCGATACTCAAGAAAATGAACGCGACAACAAAACAGACAGTTCCTCCCACAAAAGCTCCTGAGGTACGCCAAGAACCTCGACAGCACGCCCCGAGCAACAAGCCCAACCAGAAGACGAATTTCGTCTACGTCGTCAAGGAAAACGATCTCTCGGGATCAACTGTCGTCGTAGGCGAGAACGGTTGGAACGTCTGGGAAAACGACGAGAAGCCGCAGACTCCTTCGGCGCCTTCAACTTCAACTTCAACTCCAGGCTCAGCCGAGTTAAGCCAATGGTGCAGTTACCACCAATGGTGCAGTTACCATAAGTCCAAGGCGCATGATACGAAAAACTGCAGGCACTTGGTCGACGCCCTCTTCACGTCCTACGAAAACGGAATTGCGAACATCGAGTCACCCAAGCCAAGGCCGAACAACAccaagagctggagcaagaacaaagaaaagaaaattcaaaagagTCAAGATAAGGCCGGTGCACGACCAAAACGGGCAGAGGACGACAGTCCCGAAGAGCAAGACGAGAACGAGACACAAGCCGAGGAAGAGCAGCCTCGCAATCGTCGACGCGTCCAGGTCATCCTCGCACGACCAAGTTCTTCTTCAGACGAAGAGGAAGACAACAAAGTCCGTGACTCGCACGAACACTCTAGAAAGCGACCAAGCGAGAACAGCGGACCAGAGGAAGCATGCTACTTGAGGAGCAAGCTCAGGCGAAAAACGCAAAGGATCGACAGGATGCAAGATCGTTCAAGAAAGGAGACAAAAGATGAAGTGGAGATAAGCATAGAAGCTCTTCGGGAATCCCGCCAACAGTTAAGCGATTAG